From the Aquitalea magnusonii genome, one window contains:
- a CDS encoding IclR family transcriptional regulator, which yields MAGSMERSLAILELLARNGGQLPLHVIADTLNMPRSGAHRLLAMLIEQGYVRQHAEKGEYQLSLKLVSLGLIYLSTSGVADVSQPILENLARSSGELARLGIIENELITFVAKAQGARSGLRYDPDMGSNPPLFCTASGPAWLSRLDDEQALQIVARQGFGNGHDYGPNAPRTIAAFLEVLHATRKRGHAVAVDSYEPGMTSLAAPIINPLNQKVVGVVTLAGPTSRIPADRLPELGSLLQDAARELGEASLGSLYFKS from the coding sequence ATGGCAGGCAGTATGGAGCGTTCGCTGGCAATCCTGGAATTGCTGGCCCGTAATGGCGGACAACTGCCGCTGCATGTCATTGCCGACACCCTCAACATGCCGCGCAGTGGCGCGCACCGGTTGCTGGCCATGCTGATCGAGCAAGGCTATGTGCGCCAGCATGCGGAGAAGGGCGAGTATCAGCTCTCGCTCAAGCTGGTTTCGCTGGGGCTGATCTACCTGTCCACCAGCGGGGTGGCTGATGTGTCGCAGCCGATTCTGGAAAACCTGGCGCGCAGCTCGGGCGAGCTGGCGCGGCTGGGCATTATCGAGAACGAGCTGATCACCTTTGTGGCCAAGGCGCAGGGCGCACGCTCCGGCCTGCGCTACGACCCGGACATGGGCAGCAACCCGCCATTGTTCTGCACCGCCAGCGGCCCGGCCTGGCTCTCCCGGCTGGATGATGAACAGGCCTTGCAGATTGTCGCCCGGCAGGGCTTTGGCAATGGCCACGACTACGGCCCCAATGCCCCGCGCACCATTGCCGCCTTTCTGGAGGTGCTGCATGCCACCCGCAAGCGTGGCCATGCGGTGGCGGTGGACAGTTACGAACCGGGCATGACCTCGCTGGCCGCGCCCATCATCAACCCGCTCAACCAGAAGGTGGTGGGCGTGGTGACACTGGCCGGCCCCACCAGCCGCATTCCGGCGGACCGGCTGCCGGAGCTGGGCAGCCTGTTGCAGGATGCCGCTCGCGAGCTGGGTGAGGCCTCGCTGGGTTCGCTGTACTTCAAGTCCTGA
- a CDS encoding shikimate dehydrogenase family protein, with protein sequence MISGKTTLIAHLGYPTESFKAPMIYNPWFDSQGIDAVVMPIGVKPEDYVAALASIRKFTNLRGALVTMPHKVTTLGLMDEITPTAAIAGACNAILVRPDGTLLGDQFDGAGFVRGVERKGFALKGRKVLVSGNGGVGCAIAASLAAAGVAEMALFDSHTASSEALAGRLRQHYPQLKVSVGSNDPAGFELIVNATPLGMKDDDPLPFDMDRVSPDTFVGEVVMKKEITPLLAAAQAKGCRIQLGTDMLFEMIPAYLEFFGFGSTTPEELRAVAKLSY encoded by the coding sequence GTGATTAGTGGCAAGACAACGCTGATTGCCCATCTGGGTTATCCCACCGAGAGCTTTAAGGCTCCGATGATTTACAACCCCTGGTTCGACAGCCAGGGCATTGATGCCGTGGTGATGCCCATTGGCGTCAAGCCGGAAGACTATGTGGCGGCGCTCGCCAGCATCCGCAAGTTCACCAATCTGCGCGGCGCACTGGTCACCATGCCGCACAAGGTTACTACCCTGGGCCTGATGGACGAAATCACCCCCACCGCCGCTATTGCCGGTGCCTGCAATGCCATCCTGGTGCGGCCGGATGGCACGCTGCTGGGCGACCAGTTTGACGGTGCCGGTTTTGTGCGAGGTGTGGAGCGCAAGGGCTTTGCGCTCAAGGGGCGCAAGGTGCTGGTATCCGGCAATGGTGGGGTGGGGTGTGCCATTGCCGCCTCGCTGGCCGCTGCCGGGGTGGCCGAAATGGCCTTGTTCGACAGCCATACCGCGTCTTCGGAAGCGCTGGCAGGGCGCTTGCGTCAGCATTATCCGCAGTTGAAGGTATCGGTGGGCAGCAACGACCCGGCCGGTTTCGAGCTGATCGTCAACGCCACTCCGCTGGGCATGAAGGACGACGACCCGCTGCCGTTTGACATGGACCGGGTCAGCCCGGACACCTTTGTTGGCGAAGTGGTGATGAAAAAGGAAATCACCCCGCTGCTGGCGGCGGCGCAGGCCAAGGGCTGCCGTATCCAGCTAGGGACCGACATGCTGTTTGAAATGATTCCGGCCTATCTGGAATTCTTCGGTTTTGGCAGCACCACGCCGGAAGAATTGCGTGCCGTGGCCAAGCTGAGTTACTGA
- the efeO gene encoding iron uptake system protein EfeO yields MANHALFKLSVVALLVSTLAACGKTEQAPAAQAGSAPVAEASAAAASAPAPAVDYTAQLAGPIAEYKKYVSTELDGLLTQSKAFAAAIKAGDLKKAQGLYAITRQHYERIEPIAELFSDMDSAIDAREDDFKEKAADPKFTGFHRLEKALFGDHTTKGQAQYADKLVADITELNKRVATLDIPPAKMVGGAAGLIEEVAATKVSGEEDRYSHTDLWDFQANVDGAQKIVELLRPLLQQASPDLLAKVDENFKTVDSLLDKYRSEDKKGFVSYDKVSEADRTSMKGPITALAEDLSKLRGVLGLD; encoded by the coding sequence ATGGCAAACCATGCCCTGTTCAAGTTGTCTGTTGTGGCTCTGCTGGTATCCACGCTGGCTGCCTGCGGCAAAACCGAGCAAGCACCTGCGGCCCAGGCCGGCAGTGCGCCGGTTGCTGAAGCTTCTGCCGCAGCAGCATCGGCCCCGGCCCCGGCCGTGGATTACACCGCCCAACTGGCCGGCCCGATTGCTGAATACAAGAAATATGTCAGCACCGAGCTGGACGGCTTGCTGACCCAGTCCAAGGCGTTTGCCGCCGCCATCAAGGCCGGCGATCTGAAAAAGGCACAGGGCCTGTATGCCATCACGCGCCAGCATTACGAGCGCATCGAGCCGATTGCCGAACTGTTCTCCGACATGGATAGCGCGATTGACGCCCGCGAAGACGATTTCAAGGAAAAGGCCGCCGATCCTAAATTCACCGGCTTCCATCGTCTGGAAAAAGCGCTGTTTGGCGATCACACCACCAAGGGCCAGGCCCAGTACGCCGACAAGCTGGTGGCCGACATCACCGAGCTGAACAAGCGCGTGGCCACGCTGGACATTCCGCCGGCCAAGATGGTGGGTGGCGCTGCCGGCCTGATCGAGGAAGTGGCGGCCACCAAGGTGAGTGGCGAGGAAGACCGCTACAGCCATACCGATCTGTGGGACTTCCAGGCCAATGTGGATGGCGCACAGAAGATTGTGGAACTGCTGCGTCCGCTGCTGCAGCAGGCCAGCCCGGATTTGCTGGCCAAGGTGGATGAAAACTTCAAGACCGTGGACAGCCTGCTGGACAAATACCGCAGTGAGGACAAAAAAGGCTTTGTCAGCTACGACAAGGTAAGCGAAGCCGACCGTACCTCCATGAAGGGGCCGATTACTGCCCTGGCTGAAGATCTGTCCAAGCTGCGCGGCGTGCTGGGCCTGGATTGA
- the efeB gene encoding iron uptake transporter deferrochelatase/peroxidase subunit produces MTEQDKPATAATSAIANPQRRSLLRGAGLFGGGLLAGGLGSAAWFGKLASPADPASEVVPYRGAHQAGITTPAPQEAIFIAFDVLAKDRQGLQQTLQLLTERIAFLTRGGPAAVSPPKLPPPDSGLLGDTVSPDRLTITVAVGASLFDGRFGLQAQRPQHLSQMPAFPNDALDAAWCDGDLLLQCCANARETVIHAVRDIIKHCPDKLAARWKMDGFQPAGAVRHNSTPINLFGFKDGTGNPDSADAAQMNALVWVDDKDKEPAWAKGGSYVAIRLIRFTLEQWDRTPLGEQQGIFGRDKSSGAPLGKQHEFDDPDFAADPHGQHVPLDSHMRRAEPRQHGRHDARLLRRSYSYSLGLTKSGQLDMGLVFICFQSNLQTGFIATQKRLNGEPLEEYIKPFGGGYFFALPGVEGNGWLGQSLLQATA; encoded by the coding sequence ATGACAGAACAAGACAAGCCCGCCACCGCCGCCACCAGCGCCATTGCCAACCCCCAGCGCCGCAGCCTGCTGCGTGGCGCCGGGCTGTTTGGCGGCGGCCTGTTGGCGGGTGGGCTGGGCAGTGCCGCCTGGTTTGGCAAACTGGCCAGCCCGGCTGATCCGGCAAGCGAAGTGGTGCCGTATCGCGGTGCGCATCAGGCCGGCATTACCACGCCTGCGCCGCAAGAAGCCATTTTCATTGCATTCGATGTACTGGCCAAAGACCGCCAAGGCCTGCAACAGACCTTGCAGTTGCTGACCGAACGCATTGCCTTTCTCACGCGTGGTGGCCCGGCTGCCGTCAGCCCGCCCAAGCTGCCACCGCCGGATTCCGGCCTGTTGGGCGATACCGTGTCGCCAGACCGCCTCACCATCACCGTGGCGGTGGGAGCCTCCTTGTTTGATGGGCGTTTTGGCCTGCAAGCACAGCGGCCGCAGCACCTGAGCCAGATGCCGGCCTTTCCCAATGATGCGCTGGATGCCGCCTGGTGTGATGGCGACCTGCTGCTGCAATGCTGTGCCAATGCGCGCGAGACCGTGATTCATGCCGTGCGTGACATCATCAAGCACTGCCCGGACAAGCTGGCGGCGCGCTGGAAAATGGACGGTTTCCAGCCGGCAGGCGCGGTGCGCCACAACAGTACCCCCATCAATCTGTTTGGCTTCAAGGACGGCACCGGCAATCCGGATAGCGCCGATGCCGCCCAGATGAACGCACTGGTGTGGGTGGACGACAAGGACAAGGAACCGGCCTGGGCCAAGGGTGGCAGTTATGTTGCCATCCGCCTGATCCGCTTCACGCTGGAGCAGTGGGACCGGACACCGCTGGGTGAGCAGCAGGGCATTTTTGGCCGTGACAAGTCCAGTGGCGCACCCTTGGGCAAGCAGCACGAATTTGACGACCCTGATTTTGCCGCCGACCCGCACGGCCAGCATGTACCGCTGGATTCCCACATGCGCCGTGCCGAACCCCGCCAGCATGGCCGCCACGATGCCCGGCTGCTGCGCCGCAGCTACAGCTACTCGCTGGGGCTGACCAAATCCGGCCAACTGGACATGGGGCTGGTGTTCATCTGCTTCCAGTCCAATCTGCAAACCGGCTTCATTGCTACCCAGAAGCGGCTGAATGGCGAGCCGCTGGAGGAATACATCAAGCCCTTTGGTGGTGGTTATTTCTTTGCCTTACCCGGGGTGGAAGGCAATGGCTGGCTGGGCCAGTCCTTGCTGCAAGCCACCGCCTGA
- a CDS encoding methyl-accepting chemotaxis protein — protein sequence MKLSTRLGLIVGLAALGGLLLAAMGLASLRTAMLEQRHESIRTVLTLAAQQVKHFQQLEQSGQLSRAEAQRRAIDALRSMHYQKSLYLWARTTGALGLVLPGDKGVGQVDFGKTLPDGRHDFNRYLDVLATQDIGFVELMVVKPGGSDEVLKINGVTRIDGWDWVIGFGAWTDDIQAAFWEVALRYMVSGLLMFAVIGGVAVWMARKIYRALGGEPDLAAQLAGEIAAGKLNRQLDAEAPAGSLMASIAVMQDNLRTLICGIQDNASQVGQLSHHLAGQMAQINDASRLSSAAISSSAAAIEQLAVSVDHISMGARETETNSTQATELAARGASLVLHAGEEISRAASQVNDASRLIGSLEQRTDQIGDIASVIRDIADQTNLLALNAAIEAARAGEQGRGFAVVADEVRKLAERTSTATAQIASTVQAVHADTAAVVQGMQAMAPQVAMGVQMAAQAGEALQQINTASAQALDKVRSIATATTEQSQASNSVAQNIEQISGRMEESSHAVAQACEHVARLEQLTAALHQSVARFQV from the coding sequence ATGAAACTTTCAACACGGCTGGGGCTGATCGTGGGCTTGGCGGCGCTGGGCGGCTTGCTGCTGGCCGCCATGGGGCTGGCATCCCTGCGCACTGCCATGCTGGAGCAGCGCCACGAATCCATCCGCACCGTGCTGACGCTGGCGGCGCAGCAGGTAAAACATTTCCAGCAACTGGAGCAAAGCGGCCAACTGAGCCGGGCGGAGGCGCAGCGCCGTGCCATCGATGCCCTGCGCAGCATGCACTACCAGAAAAGCCTGTATCTGTGGGCGCGTACCACTGGCGCGCTGGGCCTGGTGCTGCCTGGAGACAAGGGCGTGGGGCAGGTGGATTTCGGCAAGACGCTGCCGGATGGCCGCCATGACTTCAACCGCTATCTGGATGTGCTGGCCACGCAGGACATCGGCTTTGTCGAACTGATGGTGGTGAAACCCGGCGGCAGTGACGAGGTGTTGAAAATCAACGGTGTCACCCGGATTGACGGCTGGGACTGGGTGATCGGCTTTGGTGCCTGGACGGATGACATCCAGGCGGCCTTCTGGGAGGTGGCGCTGCGTTATATGGTCAGCGGGCTGTTGATGTTTGCCGTCATCGGCGGGGTGGCGGTGTGGATGGCCAGGAAAATCTACCGCGCCCTGGGCGGTGAGCCGGATCTGGCGGCCCAACTGGCCGGTGAAATTGCAGCGGGCAAGCTTAACCGGCAGTTGGATGCCGAGGCGCCGGCGGGCAGCCTGATGGCCTCCATCGCGGTGATGCAGGACAATCTGCGTACGCTGATTTGCGGCATCCAGGATAACGCCAGCCAGGTGGGGCAGTTGTCACATCATCTGGCCGGGCAGATGGCGCAGATCAACGATGCCTCGCGCCTGAGTTCCGCCGCCATTTCCTCCAGTGCTGCGGCCATCGAACAACTGGCGGTCAGTGTTGACCACATCTCCATGGGCGCGCGCGAGACCGAGACCAACTCCACCCAGGCAACGGAATTGGCCGCACGCGGTGCCTCGCTGGTGCTGCATGCCGGTGAAGAAATCAGCCGTGCTGCCAGCCAGGTGAATGATGCTTCGCGGCTGATTGGTTCTTTGGAGCAGCGCACCGACCAGATTGGCGATATTGCCAGCGTGATTCGTGATATTGCCGACCAGACCAATCTGTTGGCGCTTAACGCCGCCATCGAGGCCGCCCGTGCCGGCGAGCAGGGCCGCGGCTTTGCCGTGGTGGCGGACGAAGTGCGCAAGCTGGCCGAACGCACCAGCACCGCCACTGCGCAGATAGCCAGCACGGTACAGGCAGTGCATGCCGATACCGCCGCCGTGGTGCAAGGTATGCAGGCCATGGCACCGCAGGTGGCGATGGGGGTGCAGATGGCGGCCCAGGCAGGGGAGGCGCTGCAGCAGATCAACACCGCATCCGCCCAGGCGCTGGACAAGGTGCGCAGCATTGCCACAGCCACCACCGAGCAAAGCCAGGCCAGCAATAGCGTGGCGCAAAACATCGAGCAGATTTCCGGCCGCATGGAGGAGTCCAGCCACGCGGTTGCGCAGGCATGCGAGCATGTGGCCCGGCTGGAGCAACTGACCGCAGCCTTGCACCAGTCGGTGGCGCGCTTTCAGGTGTAG
- a CDS encoding HAD family hydrolase, which yields MFKIKAVIFDCDGTLVDSESLSARLIGRILQQHGHALDEASILQYFRGRPYARFLDDIKQHFPQLDGELFSRQFREQSLPLLASELDTMPGAHDLLAALQLPRCIASNGPRQKIETSLHSTGLKPYFGDAIISAYEVNAWKPDPALIQHALRLLDAAPGDCLLVEDSASGIAAGLAAGVAVAGVHLDAASAAQFAGQIAIFPGLPELAAALGLSLPHRH from the coding sequence ATGTTTAAAATCAAGGCAGTGATTTTTGATTGCGATGGCACGCTGGTGGACAGCGAAAGCCTGTCAGCGCGGCTGATCGGGCGCATCCTGCAACAGCATGGCCATGCGCTGGATGAAGCCAGCATCCTGCAGTATTTCCGTGGCCGGCCCTATGCGCGCTTTCTGGACGACATCAAGCAGCACTTTCCGCAACTGGACGGTGAACTGTTCAGTCGTCAGTTCCGTGAGCAAAGCCTGCCACTGCTGGCAAGCGAACTGGACACCATGCCCGGCGCGCATGATTTGCTGGCCGCGCTGCAACTGCCGCGCTGCATTGCCTCCAACGGCCCACGCCAGAAGATAGAAACCAGCCTGCACAGTACCGGGCTGAAGCCCTATTTTGGCGACGCCATCATCAGCGCCTACGAAGTGAATGCCTGGAAGCCGGACCCGGCGCTGATTCAGCACGCGCTACGCCTGCTTGACGCAGCCCCTGGCGACTGCCTGCTGGTGGAAGACAGCGCCTCCGGCATTGCCGCCGGGCTGGCGGCGGGCGTGGCGGTGGCCGGTGTGCATCTGGATGCGGCAAGCGCCGCGCAGTTTGCCGGGCAGATTGCCATCTTCCCCGGCCTGCCCGAGCTGGCGGCGGCCCTGGGGCTTTCCCTCCCCCACCGGCACTAG
- a CDS encoding methyl-accepting chemotaxis protein, translated as MKLTIAQRLTGTLLVCLIAILTVAGFAYSNMRKAQERVEFIDRNVLPSIKLLYQSTIYGERLRINIRDYMLAGNAGEKTAASERLRDNASKVEAGLSSYETGFLADEQDKQLLAADRQSLKAYLDKAHVIQAMADANNQEGISKELSQTGEFRNLANQFTQAMEDHVTYNNKMAKQLTEEGLHNYQQAVNLFATIIVLAVLVAGGLGFTLVREIRHRMQVLRDSLRHVAQELDFTQRIKVTRPDELGNAADAFNKLLDTMQGNLQSVKQGALTIASVSTELAATANQVATAAQHQSSASSNMAATVEEMTVSVNHVADRASEANSASVSSGQLAEQGKITISKAASDIQHISRTVDAASAQLRGLEEKSQQVSRVVQVIRDVADQTNLLALNAAIEAARAGEQGRGFAVVADEVRKLAERTAQSTQEIASTITAIQESAEVAVKAMGQVETNVADGVRGAEEANQSIVAIGSGSQRAVVLVDEITNAIKEQSVATINIAQQVEGIAQMAEESSAAAGNTASSAQQLDNLSRQLQNIVDAYKI; from the coding sequence ATGAAGCTGACCATTGCACAAAGACTGACCGGGACATTGCTGGTTTGCCTGATCGCAATCCTGACCGTAGCCGGCTTCGCCTACAGCAATATGCGCAAGGCACAGGAGCGGGTTGAATTTATCGATAGAAACGTGCTGCCCAGCATAAAACTGCTATACCAATCCACCATTTACGGCGAACGCCTGCGCATCAATATCCGCGACTACATGTTGGCGGGCAATGCCGGGGAAAAAACTGCCGCCAGCGAGCGGCTGCGTGACAATGCCAGCAAGGTGGAAGCCGGGCTTAGCAGTTACGAAACCGGTTTTCTGGCGGACGAGCAGGACAAGCAATTGCTGGCGGCGGACAGGCAATCGCTGAAGGCCTACCTGGACAAGGCCCACGTTATCCAGGCCATGGCGGACGCCAACAATCAGGAGGGTATCAGCAAGGAACTCTCGCAAACCGGCGAGTTCCGCAATCTGGCCAACCAGTTTACCCAAGCGATGGAAGACCACGTTACCTACAACAACAAGATGGCCAAACAACTGACCGAAGAGGGTCTGCACAATTACCAACAGGCAGTCAACCTGTTTGCCACCATCATTGTGTTGGCAGTGCTGGTGGCTGGCGGCCTGGGTTTCACACTGGTGCGGGAAATCCGCCACCGCATGCAGGTCCTGCGCGACAGCCTGCGCCATGTGGCGCAAGAACTGGACTTCACCCAGCGCATCAAGGTTACCCGCCCGGATGAACTGGGCAATGCCGCCGATGCCTTTAACAAGCTGCTGGACACCATGCAAGGCAATCTGCAATCGGTCAAACAGGGGGCGCTGACCATTGCCAGCGTGTCCACCGAACTGGCCGCCACGGCCAATCAGGTAGCCACCGCCGCCCAGCACCAGAGCAGTGCCTCATCCAATATGGCGGCCACGGTGGAAGAGATGACCGTCAGCGTCAACCATGTGGCCGACCGCGCCAGCGAGGCCAACTCCGCCTCCGTCAGCTCCGGCCAGTTGGCCGAACAGGGCAAGATCACCATCAGCAAGGCCGCCAGCGATATTCAGCACATCTCGCGCACCGTAGATGCAGCCTCGGCACAGCTACGCGGGCTGGAAGAAAAGAGCCAGCAGGTTTCCCGCGTGGTACAGGTAATCCGTGACGTGGCCGACCAGACCAATCTGCTGGCGCTCAATGCCGCCATCGAGGCCGCCCGTGCCGGCGAGCAGGGCCGTGGCTTTGCCGTGGTGGCCGACGAAGTGCGCAAGCTGGCCGAACGTACCGCGCAGTCCACGCAGGAAATCGCCTCCACCATCACGGCCATCCAGGAAAGTGCCGAGGTGGCGGTGAAGGCGATGGGACAGGTGGAAACCAACGTGGCCGATGGCGTGCGTGGTGCCGAAGAGGCCAATCAATCCATCGTGGCCATCGGCAGCGGCAGCCAGCGCGCGGTGGTGCTGGTGGATGAAATCACCAATGCCATCAAGGAACAAAGCGTGGCCACCATCAATATTGCCCAGCAGGTGGAAGGCATTGCGCAGATGGCGGAAGAAAGCAGTGCCGCCGCCGGCAATACCGCCAGCTCGGCCCAGCAACTGGACAACTTGTCACGCCAGTTGCAGAACATTGTCGATGCCTACAAGATCTGA
- the aroQ gene encoding type II 3-dehydroquinate dehydratase produces the protein MQKMLMLHGINHNMFGKRDPKQYGTVTLAEIDARLQALGRELGVEVESFQTNHEGEMCERIHQAYADGVDAVLINAGAWTHYSYGIRDALAILTVPIVEIHMSNIHAREPFRHLSVFADIVQGQICGFGSESYLLGLRAAVAASAAQ, from the coding sequence ATGCAGAAAATGCTGATGTTGCACGGCATCAACCACAATATGTTCGGCAAGCGCGACCCCAAGCAGTACGGCACGGTGACGCTGGCCGAGATCGACGCGCGCCTGCAGGCGCTGGGCCGTGAGCTGGGTGTGGAAGTGGAAAGCTTCCAGACCAATCACGAAGGGGAAATGTGCGAGCGCATTCACCAAGCCTATGCCGATGGCGTGGACGCGGTGCTGATCAATGCCGGGGCCTGGACCCATTACAGCTATGGCATTCGCGATGCGCTGGCCATCCTCACCGTACCCATCGTGGAAATCCACATGTCCAACATCCACGCCCGCGAACCCTTCCGCCATCTGTCGGTGTTTGCCGACATCGTCCAGGGTCAGATCTGCGGTTTTGGCAGCGAAAGCTATCTGTTGGGCTTGCGCGCCGCTGTGGCGGCAAGCGCAGCGCAGTAA
- a CDS encoding ABC transporter substrate-binding protein — MSVSCRLALLLLTVLALPALLAEPARAKPLAISDALNRKVVVDVPAKRVVLGFNFEDFTAIAGADGWKRVVGISKNPWAGWRPANWARYQQVIPALKTMPDVGYSEDNTFSAEKVIALKPDVLILPEGSFKVLGTAVQQITQAGIPIVVIDYNAQTLERHLASTRAIGAVMGSNIRAEELAQQYQRKYRDILRRVALAKSSSKPRVYVELGRDGADSVGNTYRDTMWGKLLDTLGADNLANGRIAANWGPLNPEAVLAAQPDYIFIAGSSWVNRPKAVKLGYDHSAADARASLQAYLGRPGWSSLPAVRQQHVYAIEHGLCRSLNDYTAMAFIAKQLYPAQFADVDPLAELRQYHQRYLPVAYSGSWLLGLKP; from the coding sequence ATGTCTGTTTCCTGCCGACTTGCCCTGCTCCTGCTTACCGTTCTTGCCCTGCCTGCCTTGCTGGCCGAACCTGCCCGTGCCAAGCCGCTTGCCATCAGCGACGCCCTGAACCGCAAGGTGGTGGTGGATGTCCCGGCCAAACGCGTGGTGCTGGGTTTCAACTTTGAGGACTTCACCGCCATTGCCGGTGCTGACGGCTGGAAGCGGGTGGTGGGCATCAGCAAAAACCCGTGGGCCGGCTGGCGTCCGGCCAACTGGGCGCGTTACCAGCAGGTGATTCCGGCACTCAAGACCATGCCGGACGTGGGCTATAGCGAGGACAACACCTTCAGCGCCGAAAAAGTGATTGCACTGAAGCCGGATGTGCTGATCCTGCCCGAAGGCAGCTTCAAGGTGCTGGGCACTGCCGTGCAGCAAATCACCCAGGCCGGCATTCCCATTGTGGTGATCGACTACAACGCCCAGACGTTGGAGCGGCACCTGGCCAGCACCCGTGCCATTGGCGCGGTGATGGGCAGCAATATCCGCGCCGAGGAACTGGCGCAGCAATACCAGCGCAAATACCGTGACATCCTGCGCCGCGTGGCGCTGGCCAAGTCCAGCAGCAAGCCGCGGGTGTATGTGGAGCTGGGCCGCGATGGTGCCGACAGCGTGGGCAATACCTACCGCGACACCATGTGGGGCAAGCTGCTGGACACCTTGGGCGCGGATAATCTGGCCAATGGCCGCATTGCCGCCAACTGGGGGCCGCTGAACCCGGAAGCCGTGCTGGCAGCGCAGCCGGACTACATCTTCATTGCCGGTTCGTCCTGGGTAAACCGCCCCAAGGCGGTCAAGCTGGGCTATGACCATAGCGCGGCCGATGCGCGTGCCAGCCTGCAAGCCTATCTGGGCCGCCCCGGCTGGAGCAGCCTGCCGGCAGTGCGCCAGCAGCATGTCTATGCCATCGAGCACGGCCTGTGCCGCAGCCTGAACGACTATACCGCCATGGCCTTTATCGCCAAGCAGCTATATCCGGCGCAGTTTGCCGATGTCGACCCGCTGGCCGAATTGCGCCAGTACCACCAGCGTTACTTGCCCGTCGCCTATAGCGGCAGTTGGCTGCTGGGGCTCAAGCCATGA
- a CDS encoding cupredoxin domain-containing protein → MSKALSLCLLLSLLAACSKEKPAQAVAGSTAAPAIAVVNVGVTDEACEPMQLTVKRGKTQFMIKNNSARVVEWEILKGVYVVEERENIAPGFTQKLTAKLEPGKYEMTCGLLSNPHGVLIVE, encoded by the coding sequence ATGTCCAAAGCATTATCCCTGTGCCTGCTGCTAAGCTTGCTGGCCGCCTGCAGCAAGGAAAAACCGGCCCAGGCCGTGGCCGGCAGCACCGCCGCGCCGGCCATTGCCGTTGTCAATGTCGGGGTGACGGATGAAGCCTGCGAGCCGATGCAGCTTACCGTCAAGCGCGGCAAAACCCAGTTCATGATCAAGAACAACAGCGCCCGCGTCGTGGAATGGGAAATCCTCAAGGGGGTGTATGTGGTGGAGGAGCGCGAGAACATCGCCCCCGGCTTCACCCAGAAGCTGACCGCCAAACTGGAACCCGGCAAATACGAAATGACCTGCGGCCTGCTGAGCAATCCGCACGGTGTCCTGATTGTTGAATGA
- the efeU gene encoding iron uptake transporter permease EfeU, with translation MLIPFLIMLREGMEAALIVGIIASYLRQSGQQRWMPAVWLGVVLACLLSLAVGFALEMTEQEFPQKQQELFEAVVALIAVGILTSMVFWMKQAARSIKGQLHDSIDAALSRGRGQAYALIGMAFFAVAREGLESVFFLLAAFQQQAQNPLAWLAALLGLAVAVAIGWGIYQGGVRIDLRRFFRLTGMFIILVAAGLLAGAVKALHEAGLWNQLQGVVFDLSRVLPIDTPLGVILSGMFGYNDTPTVSELLAWVLYLLPALYLFMRGSKPAASPASATLHSH, from the coding sequence ATGCTCATCCCTTTTCTGATCATGTTGCGCGAAGGCATGGAGGCCGCGCTGATTGTTGGCATCATCGCCAGCTATCTGCGCCAGTCAGGCCAGCAGCGCTGGATGCCTGCCGTTTGGCTGGGCGTGGTCCTTGCCTGCCTGCTCAGCCTGGCCGTGGGCTTTGCCCTGGAAATGACCGAGCAGGAATTCCCGCAAAAGCAGCAAGAACTGTTTGAGGCCGTGGTGGCGCTGATTGCCGTCGGCATTCTCACTTCCATGGTGTTCTGGATGAAGCAGGCCGCCCGTTCCATCAAGGGGCAGTTGCATGACTCCATCGACGCCGCGCTCAGCCGTGGCCGTGGTCAGGCTTATGCGCTGATCGGCATGGCCTTCTTTGCCGTGGCGCGTGAAGGGCTGGAGTCAGTGTTCTTCCTGCTGGCGGCCTTTCAGCAGCAGGCGCAAAACCCGCTGGCCTGGCTGGCCGCGCTGCTGGGCCTGGCTGTCGCCGTGGCCATTGGCTGGGGCATCTACCAGGGCGGGGTACGCATCGATCTGCGCCGCTTCTTCCGCCTTACCGGCATGTTCATCATTCTGGTGGCCGCCGGTCTGCTGGCCGGTGCGGTCAAGGCCCTGCATGAAGCCGGGCTGTGGAACCAGCTACAAGGCGTGGTGTTCGACCTTAGCCGCGTCTTGCCCATCGACACCCCGCTAGGGGTGATTCTGTCCGGCATGTTCGGCTACAACGACACCCCCACCGTCAGCGAGCTGCTGGCCTGGGTGCTGTATCTGCTGCCAGCCCTTTACCTGTTCATGCGCGGCAGCAAGCCTGCCGCCAGCCCTGCCAGTGCCACGCTGCACTCCCATTGA